A stretch of DNA from Syntrophales bacterium:
CAATAGTCCCTCGAAGTGAGAAAGTGCGTGATAAAAAATTATCCATTCTCAGCGACTTAGCTCGGAGCGACCTGGATAATGTGGATATCGTCTTCCTCGATACCGATGATATCGTTACGAAATACGAAGCGGTTCGTCAAAACAGGATCATCTACCTTACTGAAGACTTTGATCGAGGAACAATGTATTCAAAAACGGTGAGGCAATATCTGGATTTTGAACCATACTTAAAAGTGCAGCGCCGTG
This window harbors:
- a CDS encoding nucleotidyltransferase domain-containing protein, whose protein sequence is MNQKNKFADIFKNYPDIQAVYMFGSSASGKEHNESDIDLAIVPRSEKVRDKKLSILSDLARSDLDNVDIVFLDTDDIVTKYEAVRQNRIIYLTEDFDRGTMYSKTVRQYLDFEPYLKVQRRAQKRRILNGKA